The Drosophila mauritiana strain mau12 chromosome 2R, ASM438214v1, whole genome shotgun sequence genome has a segment encoding these proteins:
- the LOC117137677 gene encoding sodium channel protein 60E isoform X4, with protein MATILFNCIFLAMTETVEEAEYIFLAIYSIEMVIKIIAKGFLLNKYTYLRNPWNWLDFVVITSGYATIGMEVGNLAGLRTFRVLRALKTVSIMPGLKTIINALLHSFRQLAEVMTLTIFCLMVFALFALQVYMGELRNKCVRQVPTDWTNVSHTDWQIWVNDTDNWLYDEDELPVLCGNLTGARHCPFEYVCLCVGENPNHGYTNFDNFMWSMLTTFQLITLDYWENVYNMVLATCGPMSVSFFTVVVFFGSFYLINLMLAVVALSYEEEAEITNEERKKDLLDHRDDSTFSFDPSVLNVKKLNKNNKKKIDSRKGVLLASYSKKKTRRKKTKGGKEGGTNGNGNGSNGDDNKSHSATPSPGPSPRHSATERPSALTMQAQKQYQQMEQQHKLAKSGSGGSNTSMAPTPKGRISFQDTGMGVKNPNMLYPSDYKGQLIASSGQPSSNSSGVNRESSQDDSGVVDDHEEQDTTNDMGHVSTVELALSPREVRLIKCNGNIARIKNHNVYALHQEFSSEVVVIDDLPDRNCDRCVHWCTDYESWLQFQNCLYKVVRDPLFELAITLCIVLNTAFLAMEHHGMSESFRNALDVGNKVFTSIFTFECIVKLMALSKDFFLCGWNIFDLLIVTASLLDIIFELVDGLSVLRGLRLLRVLKLAQSWTTMKVLLSIIISTIGALGNLTLILVIVIYIFAVIGMQLFSKDYTPEKFDPDPVPRWNFNDFFHSFMMIFRILCGEWIEPLWDCMRAEEEQGASTCFAIFLPTLVMGNFMVLNLFLALLLNSFNSEELKSKKEEVGEESKLARSIERVRDLIRKKRQERKDRKERKFAEKFQQIVLDAQQAHAQTHSHQAAVGLERGDKPGVLAETKFHRLSYQESMNRPVSGSDFGFQIPLHDGLHTIVDGLEYDDTGDLPEQIQLQAHPLPPTSDSMPPTYESAMMATTGGSFSSVNGNGTCQNLTPFVHSERRLQHQISSGVSTQQNDSREEATYTESIELRLLGQYNSTDTDPYANDQRSGCGSFNRGDSLQDNSSRRYGSEEHDEAYLKYQKSLLTRSPSYRKSLDRLSQSSGQSQRSLLKSEEAEMRRHSSGQSLNSISIEQDELLSQQGNLREELLNCDQKELFQFLQEEEDLQKGTNLSRISNVMRSRRPSSQMGQPENESLVEHSEFDNIIQSFEKELEEIKRSTTSLERKLSNLSEPSPAADEATKAIMEHIAIITGASERSAADEVVLPLNPYDSYDLSSVPRRSQSVSAAAQRQSVKLKRRSLEKQRKIDEDFSISNEIRKICDQIHAPFVAMEAMAVAATSASQAQPNQSPFLRRKVDPFTVQFDRFKRLSLIERVEEVPEEEKPISTLRIESEKMPRKFLHGPDQLRLDSLSLKSTNSYENLLIQKQKLGMATPPAVPATPPTSLKSSIEPPTLAQISSLKTTPPLAALTEHQQHFHATSIQAAPTHAHAHAHSQAHAHSMAGQRRRMEHPQSTLDKAASFQSARTESHSSGAADTSSALALAMAHKTEQSQSTAPDATQKPSAFTRLTEKPWHCLVSYVDDLTVGGRRNSQGAYNDPMTFPSYGATKAAKVPDDCFPQKCYDHFYFRCPWFMSCMDTQSAKHWTRVRTAVLTVVDTPAFEWFVLVLIFASSITLCFEDINLDKNKTLKRVLYWINFSFCLIFVVEMILKWLALGFSKYFTSFWTILDFIIVFVSVFSLLIEENENLKVLRSLRTLRALRPLRAISRWQGMRIVVNALMYAIPSIFNVLLVCLVFWLIFSIMGVQFFGGKFFKCVNEMGELLPITEVNDKWDCIEQNYTWINSKITFDHVGMGYLALLQVATFEGWMEVMADAVDARGVDLQPQREANLYAYIYFVIFIVCGSFFTLNLFIGVIIDNFNMLKKKYEGGVLEMFLTESQKHYYTAMKKLGRKKPQKVIKRPINHFLAMFYDLSNSRRFEIAIFVLIFLNMLTMGIEHYDQPHAVFFILEVSNAFFTTVFGLEAIVKIVGLRYHYFTVPWNVFDFLLVLASIFGILMEDIMIDLPISPTLLRVVRVFRIGRILRLIKAAKGIRKLLFALVVSLPALFNIGALLGLITFIYAILGMSLFGNVKLQGALDDMVNFQTFGRSMQLLFRLMTSAGWNDVLESLMIQPPDCDPFIHGHTNGNCGHPLLAITYFTSFIIISYMIVINMYIAIILENFNQAHQEEEIGIVEDDLEMFYIRWSKYDPHATQFIHFSQLSDFIASLDPPLGISKPNNVALVSFNLPISRGNKIHCLDILHALVKHVLGHVEETDNFKQLQEQMDVKFKKQFPTRKELEIVSSTRIWKRQEKAAKTIQTGWKEYLRRKREKERSNSGDSATQTSSPGGWQSKLSALNFFHLQVSRRGTACSSRASSRKSSRASDASDLSELAGPWLNLPLMLVSGADEVVKDIKQQNDELGKR; from the exons ATGGCCACCATTCTGTTCAACTGCATCTTCCTGGCCATGACGGAGACCGTGGAAGAGGCGGAGTACATCTTTCTGGCCATTTACTCTATCGAAATGGTCATCAAGATTATTGCCAAGGGCTTTCTGCTCAACAAGTACACGTATCTGCGAAACCCGTGGAATTGGCTGGACTTCGTGGTAATTACTAGTGGCTACGCCACCATCGGCATGGAGGTGGGCAACCTGGCGGGGCTGCGCACTTTTCGCGTGCTGCGCGCCCTCAAGACGGTGTCCATCATGCCCGGATTGAAGACGATCATCAACGCGTTGCTGCACTCCTTCCGCCAGCTGGCGGAGGTCATGACGCTGACCATCTTCTGTCTGATGGTCTTCGCGCTCTTTGCCCTCCAGGTATACATGGGCGAGCTGCGCAATAAGTGCGTGCGCCAGGTTCCCACCGACTGGACGAACGTCTCTCATACGGACTGGCAGAT CTGGGTCAACGACACCGACaactggctatatgacgaggatGAACTGCCCGTGCTGTGTGGTAACTTAACTGGAGCCCGACACTGCCCTTTCGAGTACGTGTGCCTCTGCGTAGGCGAGAATCCCAATCATGGCTACACCAACTTTGACAACTTTATGTGGTCCATGCTGACGACATTCCAGCTAATCACGCTCGACTACTGGGAGAATGTATATAACATG GTACTGGCAACATGTGGTCCTATGAGCGTCTCCTTCTTTACGGTGGTGGTTTTCTTTGGTTCGTTTTATCTAATCAATCTGATGTTGGCTGTAGTGGCGTTAAGTTACGAGGAGGAAGCAGAGATAACAAACGAG GAACGCAAGAAGGATCTCTTGGACCATCGGGATGACTCCACTTTTAGCTTCGATCCCTCGGTGCTCAACGTAAAAAAACtaaacaagaacaacaaaaaaaagatcGACTCACGGAAAGGAGTCCTCTTGGCATCGTACAGCAAGAAAAAAACTAGGcgaaaaaaaaccaaaggCGGAAAGGAAGGTGGCACCAACGGCAATGGGAACGGCAGCAACGGGGACGACAACAAATCCCATTCGGCCACCCCCAGCCCTGGACCAAGTCCCCGCCATAGCGCAACTGAACGCCCCTCGGCACTTACTATGCAAGCTCAAAAACAATACCAGCAGatggagcagcagcacaagCTGGCCAAATCAGGTAGTGGCGGTAGCAACACTTCAATGGCCCCCACGCCCAAGGGGCGCATCAGCTTCCAGGACACCGGTATGGGCGTAAAGAACCCTAATATGCTTTACCCCTCGGATTACAAAGGCCAGCTCATCGCCAGCAGCGGTCAGCCGAGCTCAAACTCAAGCGGCGTGAACCGCGAGTCCTCGCAGGACGACTCTGGGGTAGTGGACGATCACGAGGAACAAGATACGACGAACGATATGGGGCACGTGTCCACCGTTGAGCTGGCTCTCTCCCCACGCGAGGTACGCCTTATTAAATGCAATGGAAACATTGCCCGCATCAAGAACCACAATGTGTACGCCCTGCACCAGGAATTCTCTTCGGAGGTGGTGGTGATCG ATGACCTACCCGACCGAAACTGTGATCGCTGCGTTCATTGGTGCACCGACTATGAAAGCTGGCTACAATTTCAAAACTGCCTATACAAGGTAGTGAGGGATCCCCTTTTCGAGCTGGCCATCACACTTTGCATCGTGTTAAACACAGCCTTTTTGGCCATGGAACACCATGGGATGAGTGAGAGCTTCCGCAACGCCCTGGATGTGGGAAACAAA GTCTTTACGTCAATTTTCACGTTTGAGTGCATTGTCAAGCTAATGGCTCTGTCTAAAGATTTTTTTCTTTGCGGATGGAACATTTTCGACCTTCTTATCGTTACTGCGAGCTTGCTGGATATAATATTTGAGTTGGTTGATGGCTTGAGTGTCTTGCGTGGCTTGCGTTTG CTAAGGGTATTAAAATTGGCTCAATCGTGGACTACAATGAAAGTGCTGCTTAGCATTATAATCTCGACGATCGGCGCTCTTGGCAATCTCACGCTCATTTTGGTCATAGTTATCTACATATTCGCTGTTATCGGCATGCAATTGTTTTCCAAAGACTATACGCCCGAGAAGTTTGATCCAGATCCAGTGCCAAG ATGGAATTTCAATGACTTCTTTCACTCATTTATGATGATCTTTCGCATTCTGTGCGGCGAATGGATCGAGCCTCTTTGGGATTGTATGCGAGCCGAAGAAGAG CAAGGAGCCTCCACCTGCTTTGCCATTTTCCTGCCGACCCTAGTGATGGGAAACTTCATGGTGCTTAACTTGTTCTTGGCCTTGTTGCTCAACAGTTTTAACTCCGAGGAGCTCAAGTCGAAAAAAGAG GAAGTGGGCGAGGAGTCCAAGTTGGCAAGGAGTATCGAACGAGTGCGCGACCTGATTCGCAAGAAGCGACAAGAGCGCAAGGATCGCAAGGAGCGAAAGTTTGCTGAGAAGTTCCAGCAGATCGTACTAGACGCCCAGCAGGCGCATGCTCAGACTCACTCCCATCAGGCTGCAGTTGGTCTGGAGAGAGGCGACAAGCCCGGTGTGCTGGCCGAAACCAAGTTTCATAGATTGAGCTATCAG GAATCTATGAATCGCCCAGTTTCTGGATCCGATTTTGGCTTCCAGATTCCCCTGCATGACGGGCTGCATACGATAGTCGATGGCCTTGAGTATGATGACACGGGAGACTTGCCAGAGCAGATCCAGCTACAGGCGCATCCACTGCCACCCACTTCAGACTCGATGCCACCTACGTATGAAAGTGCTATGATGGCCACCACTGGAGGCTCATTTTCCTCTGTCAATGGAAACGGGACCTGCCAAAATCTAACGCCGTTCGTCCATTCGGAGCGCCGGCTGCAGCACCAAATCTCTTCGGGAGTGAGCACCCAACAGAACGATTCACGCGAGGAGGCTACCTACACAGAATCAATCGAGCTGCGCCTGCTGGGCCAATACAACTCTACCGATACAGACCCGTACGCTAACGATCAAAGGAGCGGCTGTGGTTCCTTTAACCGAGGCGACTCACTGCAGGACAACTCATCGCGGCGCTATGGAAGCGAAGAGCACGACGAGGCCTATCTCAAGTATCAGAAGTCCCTGCTGACGCGATCACCTAGCTACCGAAAGTCACTGGATCGCTTATCCCAATCTAGTGGGCAGTCTCAGCGCTCATTGCTCAAGTCAGAAGAGGCTGAGATGCGGCGACATTCAAGCGGCCAGTCCCTGAACTCAATATCTATTGAACAGGATGAACTGCTGTCTCAGCAGGGCAATTTGCGAGAGGAACTGCTCAACTGCGACCAAAAGGAACTATTTCAGTTCCTGCAGGAGGAAGAGGATCTGCAAAAGGGGACCAACCTGAGCCGTATCTCAAATGTCATGAGATCCCGACGACCGTCTAGTCAGATGGGACAGCCTGAGAACGAATCATTGGTGGAACACTCAGAGTTTGACAATATAATTCAGAGTTTTGAGAAAGAACTAGAAGAGATCAAGCGATCCACCACATCGTTAGAGCGCAAGCTTTCCAACCTTTCAGAGCCCTCTCCGGCGGCCGATGAAGCCACTAAAGCCATTATGGAGCACATTGCTATCATTACAGGAGCTTCCGAGCGCTCGGCCGCCGACGAGGTAGTGCTCCCCTTAAACCCGTACGACAGTTATGACCTGTCAAGCGTACCACGACGTTCGCAATCCGTCAGCGCAGCCGCTCAGCGCCAGTCCGTAAAACTAAAGCGTCGCAGCTTAGAAAAACAACGCAAGATCGATGAGGACTTTAGCATCTCAAATGAGATACGCAAAATCTGTGATCAAATCCACGCCCCCTTCGTGGCCATGGAAGCAATGGCAGTCGCAGCCACCAGCGCCAGCCAGGCGCAACCTAATCAATCACCCTTTCTCAGGCGGAAGGTCGATCCGTTCACAGTGCAGTTTGATCGCTTCAAGCGTCTTTCCCTTATTGAGCGCGTGGAGGAAGTACCCGAGGAGGAGAAGCCTATCTCGACGCTACGCATTGAGTCGGAGAAGATGCCACGCAAGTTTCTGCATGGTCCCGACCAGCTGCGTCTGGACAGCCTCTCTCTAAAGAGCACGAACTCGTACGAAAACCTCCTGATCCAGAAACAAAAGCTGGGCATGGCCACGCCACCCGCCGTTCCTGCTACTCCGCCTACCTCCTTAAAATCGAGCATAGAGCCACCGACACTGGCGCAAATTTCATCGCTAAAAACCACCCCGCCGCTGGCTGCTCTTACCGAGCACCAGCAGCACTTTCATGCCACTAGCATTCAAGCAGCACCCACTCACGCCCACGCCCATGCCCACTCTCAGGCACATGCTCACTCAATGGCTGGGCAGCGGCGACGCATGGAGCATCCACAATCGACGCTAGACAAAGCCGCATCCTTCCAGTCGGCGCGCACCGAGTCGCACAGCTCGGGAGCGGCAGACACAAGCTCAGCCCTGGCTCTGGCCATGGCCCATAAGACTGAGCAGTCGCAGTCGACGGCGCCAGATGCCACCCAGAAGCCGTCTGCATTTACGCGACTGACCGAAAAACCATGGCATTGTTTGGTTTCCTACGTAGACGATCTCACTGTCGGTGGGAGGCGTAACTCGCAGGGAGCTTACAATGATCCCATGACTTTTCCGAGCTACGGGGCCACAAAGGCCGCCAAGGTGCCTGACGACTGTTTTCCTCAGAAGTGCTACGATCA TTTCTACTTTCGCTGCCCCTGGTTCATGAGCTGCATGGACACGCAGAGCGCCAAGCACTGGACGCGCGTGAGGACGGCTGTCTTAACGGTTGTCGATACTCCGGCCTTTGAGTGGTTTGTGTTGGTGCTGATCTTTGCGTCAAGTATCACGCTCTGCTTCGAGGACATTAACCTGGACAAGAACAAGACGCTAAAAAGAGTGCTATACTGGATTAACTTCTCCTTCTGTCTGATATTCGTCGTTGAAATGATCCTCAAGTGGCTGGCCCTCGGATTTTCCAAGTACTTTACGAGCTTCTGGACCATTCTTGATTTCATCATAGTGTTT GTATCAGTATTCTCGCTGCTTATTGAAGAGAATGAGAACCTTAAGGTCCTAAGATCGCTACGCACATTACGAGCTTTGCGTCCGCTGAGAGCCATCTCTCG GTGGCAAGGAATGCGGATTGTAGTAAACGCTCTCATGTATGCAATACCATCAATTTTCAATGTTCTTTtggtttgtttggttttttggttGATCTTCTCAATAATGGGTGTTCAGTTCTTTGGTGGTAAATTTTTTAAGTGCGTTAATGAGATGGGCGAGCTACTGCCGATTACT GAGGTTAACGACAAGTGGGACTGCATCGAACAGAACTACACGTGGATTAACTCTAAGATTACTTTTGACCACGTGGGGATGGGCTATCTGGCCCTGCTGCAAGTGGCTACCTTCGAGGGCTGGATGGAGGTAATGGCCGACGCTGTTGATGCTCGTGGAGTGGACCTGCAACCGCAGCGGGAAGCCAACCTATATgcgtatatttattttgttatatttattGTGTGCGGATCGTTCTTCACACTGAATCTATTCATTGGAGTTATTATTGATAACTTTAACATGCTTAAGAAGAAG TATGAAGGAGGAGTGTTGGAAATGTTTCTCACCGAATCTCAAAAACACTATTACACGGCTATGAAAAAATTGGGACGAAAGAAACCTCAGAAAGTTATTAAGCGACctataaatcattttttagCTATGTTTTATGATTTATCCAATTCGAGAAG GTTCGAGATCGCGATCTTTGTACTGATTTTTCTAAATATGCTTACAATGGGCATCGAGCACTACGATCAGCCTCATGCAGTCTTCTTCATTCTGGAAGTGAGCAACGCCTTTTTCACCACAGTATTTGGTCTAG AAGCCATTGTGAAGATTGTCGGTCTGCGCTACCACTACTTCACAGTCCCATGGAACGTGTTCGACTTCCTTCTGGTGCTGGCCTCCATCTTCGGGATTCTGATGGAAGACATCATGATAGACCTGCCCATTAGTCCGACGTTACTTCGGGTGGTCCGCGTCTTTCGCATTGGGCGTATATTGCGGTTGATCAAGGCCGCCAAGGGTATCAGAAAGTTGCTATTCGCTCTCGTAGTGTCCCTGCCCGCCCTCTTTAACATCGGAGCTCTGCTAGGACTGATCACCTTTATCTACGCAATTCTGGGCATGTCGCTGTTTGGAAATGTCAAGCTCCAAGGTGCCCTCGATGACATGGTGAACTTCCAGACCTTCGGGCGCAGCATGCAGTTACTGTTCCGGTTGATGACCTCAGCCGGGTGGAACGACGTCCTTGAGTCCCTGATGATACAGCCGCCCGACTGCGACCCATTTATCCATGGGCACACTAACGGAAACTGCGGTCACCCGCTTCTAGCCATTACCTACTTTACGAGCTTTATCATCATCAGCTATATGATTGTGATCAACATGTATATTGCCATTATCCTGGAAAACTTCAATCAGGCGCACCAGGAAGAGGAAATCGGCATCGTCGAGGACGATCTGGAAATGTTTTACATTCGCTGGTCAAA ATACGATCCACATGCCACCCAATTTATACACTTCTCGCAACTGTCCGATTTTATTGCCTCTCTCGATCCACCATTGGGCATCTCGAAGCCCAATAATGTCGCTTTAGTGTCATTTAATCTACCCATTTCTAGGGGTAATAAAATACACTGTCTCGACATTTTGCACGCGCTCGTTAAGCACGTGCTAGGTCATGTCGAGGAGACCGATAACTTCAAACAGTTGCAGGAACAAATGGATGTCAAGTTCAAGAAACAGTTTCCAACGCGCAAAGAATTGGAAATTGTTTCGTCGACGCGGATCTGGAAGCGCCAGGAAAAGGCGGCCAAGACCATTCAAACGGGCTGGAAGGAATATTTGCG GCGCAAGCGGGAAAAGGAACGCTCCAATTCTGGGGACAGCGCCACTCAAACCTCCAGCCCTGGCGGATGGCAATCAAAACTTTCTGCCCTAAATTTCTTCCACCTTCAG GTGAGTCGTCGAGGCACCGCCTGCTCCAGTCGAGCCTCGTCTCGAAAATCGTCGCGTGCCTCGGATGCATCCGATCTTAGCGAACTAGCTGGGCCCTGGTTGAACCTGCCTCTGATGCTCGTCTCAGGTGCCGACGAAGTAGTCAAGGATATAAAACAGCAAAACGACGAGCTGGGCAAACGGTAG